One Aegilops tauschii subsp. strangulata cultivar AL8/78 chromosome 7, Aet v6.0, whole genome shotgun sequence genomic window carries:
- the LOC109765692 gene encoding uncharacterized protein, with protein MPSSKRPSPRASAEMEDDASADADAGLRASPPRPSKRSKSRSRSGDRRRSPNPNPRPRADYYGSAPSRKSERKRKPRSFPDSALLSQAIAPASSSGGGGGGLGLGGHGAAQKLWTDADEIALLNGAISFRARHGIAPRLPDVEGLYESLRDSLSSHINQAKVYYKLKRLKSKFCNTALPPTSTPHERRVRALSADLWGTEVAPSAEDLPEAEEPEEEDADDEYTGADVPLAVSVRLPLVSELLGEYWRRNGRAMSGVSLEKGLGLLGAEEGNVAETRWRRQLDAEMRTQLRRHDLAKEVFSLLSDTIKGLGP; from the coding sequence atgcCCTCCTCCAAGCGCCCCTCGCCGCGCGCGTCCGCCGAGATGGAGGACGACGCGtccgccgacgccgacgccggcCTCCGCGCCTCCCCGCCCCGCCCCAGCAAGCGCTCCAAGTCCCGCTCCCGCTCCGGCGACCGCCGCCGCTCGCCCAACCCTAACCCTAGGCCCCGCGCCGACTACTACGGCTCGGCGCCCTCCCGCAAGAGCGAGCGCAAGCGCAAGCCCCGCTCCTTCCCGGACTCCGCCTTGCTCTCCCAGGCCATCGCGCCCGCCTcttcctcgggcggcggcggcggcgggctcggccTCGGCGGCCACGGGGCCGCCCAGAAGCTCTGGACCGACGCCGACGAGATCGCGCTGCTCAACGGCGCCATCTCCTTCCGGGCGCGCCACGGCATCGCGCCGCGCCTCCCCGACGTGGAGGGGCTCTACGAGTCCCTCAGGGACTCCCTCTCGTCGCACATCAACCAGGCCAAGGTCTACTACAAGCTCAAGCGCCTCAAGAGCAAGTTCTGCAACACGGCGCTGCCGCCCACCAGCACCCCGCACGAGCGCCGGGTGCGCGCCCTCTCTGCTGACCTCTGGGGCACCGAGGTCGCGCCTTCAGCAGAGGATCTCCCAGAAGCAGAAGagcccgaggaggaggacgcagaTGACGAATATACTGGCGCGGATGTGCCTTTGGCGGTGTCGGTGAGGCTGCCCTTGGTCAGCGAGCTGCTAGGTGAGTACTGGAGGAGGAACGGGCGTGCCATGTCAGGAGTGTCACTGGAGAAGGGTTTGGGGTTGCTTGGTGCAGAGGAGGGCAATGTAGCCGAGACTAGATGGAGGAGGCAGCTTGATGCCGAGATGCGCACACAATTGCGCCGACATGATTTGGCAAAGGAGGTCTTCAGCTTGCTCAGCGACACCATCAAAGGCCTAGGGCCTTAG
- the LOC109765695 gene encoding protein FAR1-RELATED SEQUENCE 5-like: MANQGPSCSTWNQAATMYPPSTSYTGPSTTINSGAGTSTAEHTEEAFHQPVNSPATNNAESVSEMAIVPAMPTSTPLHTSTSNTQADETTANTEVNDETDDEAQGDEEDGQSEIMVPQPPYVGQRFDSFEDVKEFYQTYAMFHGFAVNTEYHRKIKKTNEYNRGETRCYKARRNKKGKCVAPVVPERKRGIIIKTECPVRCTLNVDGAQWVVTEYFDEHNHELIKKFDLVKFLSAHRGFSPLKKKFIKLLHDCNAGPSRMVQILSMIHNKNGTLSSMPYIPVDVTNLKAKCRRESRLADIEDTIAYFDEKAKADPDFFYMIRLDDEDHVRNMYWVDGAARRAYKHFRDCISFDATYLTNMYKMPCAPFIGINNHNQSLQFGCGLVRNEDKDGYTSLFKTFLECMGGLAPMNIITNQDFSMCAGIEEVFPLAVHRHCRWHIIKKAEETLGSFFADRPELHKAFELCMDYSLTVEEFEQSWTAMIETYQVQDNETLASLWEKRMYWVPAYFMQCFFPFL; this comes from the exons ATGGCAAATCAAG GACCTTCATGCAGCACGTGGAATCAGGCGGCAACCATGTACCCGCCATCAACGTCGTACACAG GACCTTCAACTACAATCAACAGCGGTGCGGGGACATCTACTGCTGAGCACACGGAAGAAGCGTTCCACCAGCCAGTCAACAGTCCTGCCACAAACAATGCAGAATCAGTGTCGGAAATGGCAATCGTTCCAGCAATGCCGACAAGCACACCTTTGCACACCAGCACAAGCAACACTCAAGCAGATGAAACAACCGCCAATACTGAAGTGAATGATGAAACTGATGACGAAGCACAAGGGGATGAAGAAGATGGGCAATCAGAAATCATGGTACCTCAGCCACCATATGTTGGGCAGAGATTTGATTCGTTTGAAGATGTCAAGGAATTCTACCAGACATATGCAATGTTCCATGGGTTTGCGGTCAACACCGAATACCATAGGAAAATTAAAAAAACTAACGAGTACAACAGAGGTGAGACGAGGTGCTACAAGGCACGAAGGAACAAGAAGGGTAAATGTGTTGCGCCGGTTGTGCCAGAACGAAAGAGAGGTATCATCATCAAGACGGAATGCCCTGTCCGGTGTACGCTAAACGTAGATGGTGCACAGTGGGTGGTCACTGAATATTTCGACGAGCACAACCACGAACTCATAAAGAAGTTTGACCTGGTAAAATTTCTGAGCGCCCACAGAGGATTCAGCCCCCTCAAGAAGAAATTCATAAAGCTGCTACATGATTGTAACGCCGGTCCATCAAGAATGGTCCAGATACTGTCCATGATCCACAACAAAAATGGAACTCTGAGTAGCATGCCCTACATACCAGTAGATGTCACAAACCTAAAGGCAAAGTGCCGTAGAGAGAGCAGGTTGGCTGACATAGAAGACACAATAGCCTACTTCGACGAGAAAGCAAAAGCAGATCCTGATTTCTTCTACATGATAAGATTGGACGATGAGGACCATGTCAGGAACATGTATTGGGTGGATGGTGCTGCAAGAAGAGCCTACAAACATTTCCGAGATTGCATTTCGTTTGACGCAACATATCTCACTAATATGTACAAGATGCCCTGCGCTCCCTTCATAGGAATAAATAACCACAATCAGTCATTGCAGTTCGGTTGCGGGCTCGTTCGAAACGAAGATAAGGATGGGTACACTTCGCTGTTCAAAACCTTCTTGGAGTGCATGGGTGGACTTGCTCCGATGAACATAATAACAAACCAGGATTTTAGCATGTGTGCAGGCATAGAGGAGGTCTTTCCGTTGGCAGTGCACAGGCACTGCAGGTGGCATATTATAAAGAAGGCTGAGGAGACGCTAGGATCGTTCTTTGCTGACCGTCCAGAGCTGCACAAGGCATTCGAGTTGTGCATGGACTACAGCTTGACGGTGGAGGAGTTTGAACAGAGCTGGACAGCTATGATTGAAACATATCAAGTCCAAGACAACGAGACGCTTGCAAGCCTGTGGGAGAAGCGAATGTACTGGGTGCCGGCCTACTTCATGCAGTGCTTCTTCCCATTTCTGTAG